In the genome of Maribacter forsetii DSM 18668, the window AGTAAACTGAATCTATAGCATGGTGTATATCTGTTTTGGTAAATGGTTTGGTAATAAAATCTATGCAGCCAAGCTCTCTTGCCACTTCTTCAAATTCTTGTTTAGTAGAAGTTGAAATAAAAGGCAACCTATTACTGAACATTTCTAAGAACGAAAGCCCGTTCATTCCTGGCATTTCTATATCCGAAATAACAAATTGTGGTTTGTTTATCTGTATATGTACCCAGGCATCATATGAGTCTTCAAAGATTGTTACCTTACCAACCAACGGATGCGTTTTGGCAAGCTTTTCTGCTAATGACAACCAGA includes:
- a CDS encoding response regulator, with amino-acid sequence MKLELVIVDDSHLWLSLAEKLAKTHPLVGKVTIFEDSYDAWVHIQINKPQFVISDIEMPGMNGLSFLEMFSNRLPFISTSTKQEFEEVARELGCIDFITKPFTKTDIHHAIDSVYYHMYGKKVS